A stretch of DNA from Streptomyces gobiensis:
CTCGATCACTTCCAGAACCGCGCCCGGCACCCGGTCCCGGATGAACTCGGCGTCCCTGACCGGCGTATAGGTGTCCTCACGCCCGACGACGACCAGCGTCGGCACCGTGATGGATGTCAGCAGCCCGGTGTAGTCGGGCCGTTCCGCCCGCGCCCGCAGCGCGGCGGCCGCGCCCTCGGGCGGTGCGGCCAGCATCATCGCCCGTACCCGGGCAGTGGCTTCGGTGTGCCGGGGTGCGACCATCTTGCCGATGGCCTCGGCGGTGTAGCCGCCCAGCCCCTCACGCAGCAGCCGGTCGGCCAGCTCGTGGCGCCACCGCTTCCCGGCCTCGGACTCCGCGTACACCGATGTATCGGAGAGGATGAGCGCGCGCACCCGCTGTGGGAAGAGGCGGTAGAACTCCAGGGTGATCTGACCCCCCATCGATACCCCGCCGATGGTGGCCGTCGGCTCGCCCAGATGATCCAGCAGCGCCGCGATATCCTCCGCGAAGAGCGACCATGGCATCGTTCCCGGCAGCACGCCACTGTGCCCGTACCCCCGCAGATCCGGCACGATCACCCGGTACCCGGCCGTGGCGAACTCCTCGAGCTGCGGCGCCCAGAGTGACCGGTCGAAGGGGTGCCCGTGCACCAGCACCAGGGGCTCCCCGCTGCCCTCGTCCTCGTAGGCGATCTCTATTCCGTTGACTGACGCTGAACTGGCCATCGGGAGAGACTAGATCACAGCCCCGGCCCGCGTAGCCTCGTGGACATGATTCCTGCCGAGATCGCCGAGAGCCCCTACGTCAGCCTTGTCACCTTCCGCCGTGACGGCAGCGCTGTGCCCACCCCCGTCTGGGCCGTGGAGGACGCCGGTGAGCTGCTGGTGTGGACCCGGGACGACTCCGGGAAGGTCAAACGGCTGCGCCGGGACAGCAGGGTGACCATCACGCCCTGTGATGTCCGGGGGCGGCACAAGGAGAACGCCGTGACCGTGACGGGGAGCGGCCGACTCATGGACGGGGAAGGGGAGCTGGCCCGGGTGCGCAAGGCGATGCGGCGCAAATACGGCTGGCGGTTCCGGATCGCCGATTCCGGCGGGGCGCTGATCAGAGGCGGCAAGCGGCCGCATATGGGGGTCGCGGTCAGCCTCTGAGCCGGGTACTCCCCGGAGCACGAGAAGCCGCTGGCCGTACGATCAGCCAGGCAGGGCCCGTGCCGGATCCGGGCAGGGTTCGCGCAGTGGGGTGACCGGCGCCGCCACCGGGAGGGTGAACCAGACCACCTTCCCCTCGCCGCCCCGCTGGGCCCGCATTCCCCAGCTCTCACTGACCGCTGCCACCAGGGCCAGGCCACGGCCGCTGGTAGCCAGCGTGGTTGCCGAGCGGACTTCGGGCAGCCGGGGGTCATGGTCGCGCACAGAGACCGTCAACCGGTCCCACAGCAGCACTATTTCCACCGTGCAGTGCTTGTCGGGGCCGGTATGGCGGTGGACATTGGCCAGCAGCTCGGTGATGCCGAGCGCGGCCGTGTCGATCAGCGGGTCCAGATGCCAGTAGCGGAGCTGGGCGGAGACGATGCGGCGTACCTGGCCGATGCGTGACGGCAGTGCCTGGAACTCGACCGCACAGTGCCGACTGGGGTTGGGGCGACTGATCACGACTGCGACTCCCTGGGGCCGGGGCGGCGTGCGTGGAAGGAGGATCCGCCGGAGCAGTGATCCTTAAGTATCAGCGTGATTCAGCTCATATAATTGCGCAAATCGGACGGTGTTCAAGGGTGCACGATGCGTCGCTGTGTGGCAATCTTGGCCGCCCGCTCCCGCGCCTCCCGCACCGCCGCGAGCAGTCGTTCCCGGCTCGGGGCGGCCAGCCGCAGCGCGTAGTGGGTGCCGTTGATCGTCGCCATCGCCCGGTCCCGGGCGGCGTACCAGGGGCTGCTGACCCGCACCTGCTCCACCGGCGCGCTGTCGATCTCCCGGCCATAGCTGGTCAGGAGAACCAGCCGGCCATCGCGGACGAGTACCTGACCACCTCGGGTGAGTGAGCGCAGCCACCGCCCGATCCGCACCCCGGTCGCGTCGAACTCAGGCTCCACCATGGCGCACCGCCTTCCACCCGTGTCGCTGCTCCGCAGCCATCCATGCTTCGCAGTCTGCCCGCGAACCGGCCGGTAGGCCAGGGTCCGCTTATGATCGCCGGGTGAGCATCACCGAGCAGGCAGAAAACAACGGCTCAGGCACGGGGCCGGGCACCGCGATGGCCACCGTCGATGTGGACCGTACCGAGCCTGCCTACCGCGACTGGCTCAAAGAAGCGGTACGCAAGGTCCAGGCCGATGCCAACCGCAGTGCCGACACCCATCTGCTGCTCTTCCCGCTGCCCGAGCGCTGGGGCATCGACCTATATCTCAAAGATGAGTCCACACACCCCACCGGCAGCCTTAAGCACCGGCTGGCCCGGTCGCTCTTCCTCTATGGGCTGTGCAACGGCTGGATCCGCCCCGGCAAGCCGGTCATCGAGGCGTCCAGCGGCTCCACTGCCGTCTCCGAGGCCTACTTCGCCAAGCTGATCGGGGTGCCGTTCATCGCGGTGATGCCACGCACCACCAGCAGCGAGAAGACCCGGCTCATCGAGTTCCACGGCGGCCGGTGCCATCTGGTGGACGACCCGCAGACGGTGTACGAGGTCTCCGCCGCCCTGGCCGCGGAGACCGGCGGACACTATATGGACCAGTTCACTTACGCCGAGCGGGCCACCGACTGGCGTGGCAACAACAACATCGCCGAGTCGATCTACGAGCAGCTGCGGCTGGAGCGCTACCCCGAACCCGCCTGGATTGTGGCGGCCGCGGGTACCGGCGGCACCTCGGCGACCATCGCCCGGTATGTCCACTACATGCAGTACGACACCCGGATCTGTGTGCCCGACCCGGAGAACTCCTGCTTCTTCGACGGCTGGGTCAGGGGCGACCCGGGCGCGGTGAGCGACTGCGGATCCCGGATCGAGGGCATCGGGCGGCCCCGGATGGAGCCGAGCTTCGTGCCCGGTGCCATCGACCGGATGATGAAGGTCCCGGACGCGGCGAGCGTCGCGGCGGTACGGGCGCTGGAGGCCGCCATCGGCCGCAGGGCGGGCGGCTCCACCGGCACCGGGCTGTGGAGCGCGCTGAAGATTGTCGCGGAGATGGTCGCAGGCGGCCGTACGGGCTCGGTCGTCACCCTGATCTGCGACCCGGGCGACCGCTATCTCGACAAGTACTACTCGGACGCGTGGCTGGCGGAGCAGGGGCTGGACATCGCACCGTACTCGGCGGCCATCGAGACCTTCCTGCGGACCGGCGCCTGGCCGGACTAGCCGAACTAGCCGGAGCAGCAGGACGAGCAGGATCAGCCCTGCCCCGCGCCGGGGGAGTTCGGGCTGCGGCCGTAGGCCGCTGGCGCCCCGTCAGTTATCGCTGTCAGACAGCGCGGCAGACCCGGCGGCGGTGGTGGCCGGCGCCACCACCAGCTCGGCCACCCGGTCCTCGATCTCCGCGCGGTCCTCGGCGGTCAGACCCTCATCGGTGATCAGTGTGTCGACCTCCGACAGCGCGGCAAACGAACTGAGGCCCACCGTTCGCCATTTGGTGTGATCGGCGACCACCACGACGCGCCGGGCGGAGCGGATGAAGTGCCGATTGGTCTCCGCCTCCGCCAGATTGGGTGTCGAAAGCCCGGCTTCCACCGAGATGCCATGCACCCCCAGAAAGAGCACATCGAAGTGGAGCGAACTGATCGCGGAGTCCGCCACCGGACCCACCAGCGAATCCGAGGGGGTGCGCACCCCGCCGGTGAGCACCACCGTCGCGGCCCCCGGCGGCGTCCCCGCGCAGTGGAAGACATCGGCGACCCGCACCGAGTTCGTCACCACGGTCAGATGGGGCACCCCGAGCAGCCGCGCCGCCAGCGCATGCGTTGTGGTGCCACCGGAGAGTGCGACCGCGCTGCCCGGCACGGCCAGCGGGGCCGCCGCACGGGCGATGTCCTCCTTCGCGGAAAGCTCCAGGGCCGACTTCGCCTCAAACCCGGGCTCATGGCTGCTCGCCGCCGCCACCGGCACCGCGCCGCCGTGCACCTTCTCCACAACGCCTTGCCGGGCGAGGGCGTCCAGATCCCGGCGCACCGTCATATCGGAGACACGCAGCCTGCGGGTGAGCTCATTGACCCGTACCCCGCCCCGGCGCCGTACCTCTTCCAGGATGAGCGCGCGCCGCTGCTCCGCCAGGAGATTCTGGTTGTCCGTCACCTCGTCCTCCATTCTCCGCGCGCGGCCGCCGGTCGGGCACATCCTCGCACGGGCTCCGGTGACGGTGACTGTCCCGGCAACCGTCACGATTTCGCTTCGCATTCAACGCACAGGGCTGTGCCGGGCCCGGTGCGGCCACGATGCTGGGAGGTAGACACTGTTGGACTTCGGGGGATCTGAACATGTCTGACGTATCCGGGACAGCAGAACCGACTCCACCACCGTGCGGAAAGGAGCAACGGCTCCAACCAGCGCTGGAACTCCTGGTGCACGGGGTCGGTGGCACCACACCGAAGGACATGCTCGGCGACCCCCACACCGTCCGGGTCACCGGGGACAACACCGCGGGCATCCACCGGCGAGCGGCGGACGCCGAGGCCGAGGAGCAGCGACAGAAGTCCGCCGGGCGGCCCGTCCCGGAGGCGTACTGCTGGTCCAACCTCACCTCCGGGAACGGCGCCCGTGCCCTGTGGCTCATCCTGCTGCCGTTCATGATCGCCAACCTCGCGCACTGGATGCGCCCCGCCGCGCCGCGGAACCATCCCGCCCAGCGGATCTACTCCGTACTGGTCCGGCTCGTCGCCCTCTCGCTGACCGTGGTGCTCACCGCCGCCGCCTGCGAGATCGCGCTCGACCTCGTCGCGTGGCAGTGCGCGGGATCGGCCCGCTGTGCACAGGACAGGTCCTGGCTCTCCTTCCTCGCCGCCGACGCGGGTGGCTGGTGGAGCCTGCCCGGGCGCCGACTGGCCGTCGCCGCGCTGCTGCCGGCCGCACTGACGGGTCTGCTGTGGTGGCTCTCGCACCGCACCTGGAGCGCGTACGAGTCGGCCTCACCGCCCCCGCGCACCCCCGGCCCGGCGCACGCCCTGCCGGAGGAGGAGACCCCGCCGCTCAGCCTGCCCGGCTTCTGGTACGGCCGACGGCTGGTTTCCCGGCTGCGCGCCGCGCACACCGCCGCCGGGCTCCTCACCATCGCCACGGCACTCCGGTTCGCCGCCGCGCAGTATGACGACCGGCCGGGTGGCAGCGCCCAGCTCGCCGCTCTCGGCTGGCTGCTGGGTCTGCTCTGTGTGGCCGACTGGGCATGGGTGCTCTGGGTGGTGATCCGCCGTGGCCGTACCGAGGCCGAGGCCGACGAGAAGCTGGACCGGCTGGCCACGCAGGGACTGCCCTGGGGGACGCTGGCTCTGCTGCTGCTGATCGTGGTGCACACCGCCTGGGACAGGCCCGGCTGGGAATCCACCGCCCAACTCCCCGGCACCGAGGTCTTCGCGGTGAGCGCTCTCACCCAGGGCGTGCTGATCGCCGCCATCGCCATGGCCGCCCTGGTGCTTCATCGCCGGGCGCCCGCCGGTCACCGCAGTGCGATGTACGGGCTCGGCGGTGCGGCCGTCGCCCTGCTGGCGTGCGCGCTGGGCGGGGTACTCTCCGGTGGGCTCGCACAGCGCGTCGCCGAAGGTCTGGGCCCCCGCTCCTCCGAGGGCGGGAGCGAGGGGCCGATCGCCGGACCCCCGGTCCTGCTCACCTGGCAGGCGGCGGTGATCCCCGTCCTTGTCATGGTCGTCGCGCTCTTCGCGGTGGTCTCGGCGGTACGGGTGTGGCGGGCGCGGGCGCGCCTCGCGCCCGGCATCGTGGAGTCCTACCCAGGAGAGAACGAAGAGGTCAAGACCCGCAGCACCCGCATCGCGGGCACCATCGCCCGGGCCCGGCTCACCGACTCCGCCCCCGTGCTCATCGGCGCGATCACGCTGCTGACCCTGCTCCTTGGCGCGGGCGCCGTCCTCGGCGCCACCCTCTCCGGACAGACCCCGGGCGAGGCCGCCCGTGGCGCTGCCGCCCCGCTGCCCGCCCTGGGCGCACTGGCCCAGGGAATCGGCTCCTGGCTGATGGGGGCTCTGGTCATAGTGTTCATCGCCATGGGCCGCCGGGCCTACCGCGATCCCAGTGCCCGCCGCACCGTGGGGATCCTGTGGGATGTGGGCACCTTCTGGCCGCGCGCCGCCCACCCCTTCGCCCCGCCCTGCTACGCGGAGCGGGCCGTGCCGGACCTCAGCTGGCGGATGGGCACCTGGACCGAGCTCACCGGCGGACGGATCGTCATCTCCGGCCACTCCCAGGGGAGTGTGCTGGCCGCCGCGGCGGTCTGGCAGCTCGACCCGGCGACCCGCAGCCGGGTGGCACTGCTCACCTACGGCTCCCCGCTGGAGCGGCTGTACGGACGCTGGTTCCCCACCTGCTTCGGGCCGACCGCGCTGCGCGCGCTGCATCGGGAGGTGAGCTGCTGGCGTAATCTGTGGCGGCTGACCGACCCGATCGGCGGTCCCGTCAAGGTGGGTGGGAGCCCCGGTCCGGAGGTGGACTGCGGTCCGCTCAAGGACCCGCTGCGCTACGGCCGTACGCTGCGCCACCCGCTGCCCGCACCCATCCTCGGGCACGGCGACTACCAGGCCGACCCGGTCTTCGACCAGGAGCGAGGCGGCCTGCTGGCCCGGTTGAGTACCTGGACCGTGACCGAGCCGTACACCACGCCGGTGACCAGGACGCCCGTAACCCGGGAAGCACCACGGATTCCACCCAGCCGGCGGCCGGAGCCAACGCACCCGCCCTGGCTCTCTCCCGGTGGCGACACCCCGGGGCGCGCCGAATGGCCGACCGTTCTCGCCCTTGGGTTTGTCGCGCTGGTCGCCCTGGTCGCGGCAGGGCTCACCGCGCCCGGGGCGGTCGAGGCGGTTAACCAGCCCAGTGGCATGGCCCTTTCGGATGTCGCGCGGATCGCCGCGTTCCTCGGGGCCGCCGGACTGGCGCTGGCTACCGGCATCGCAGCGGTGATCAAAGCCACTGCCCCGCTGACCCGGGCGCGTGGGCGTCTGCTCCGGACCCGCGGTGGCCTCGCCTCCGCCGCGCCGGAGGCCGCACCCGCGTCCGAAGGAACCACCTCAGCAGGAACCAAGCCCGAAGGGACAATTCCGGGTCAGGGCAGCCCGGGAAGGTCCTCGGCGTAGAGCAGGGTCAGCTCCTCGGTACTGGGGTCAGGCAGCTGTGCGACCCGTCCCGCATGGCGCTCGACCATCGCCTCGAACGTCTGCCGGGCCGTGCGGCCGTTGCCGAAGGACGGACCCTTCGGCAACGCCGTGAAGTGCTTCAGCAGCGCTTCCGCGGTGCCCTCGCCGAGGTGGTACTCCTGCTCCTGGGCCTGCTGTTCCACAATCCGGAGCAGCTCCTCCGGCTCGTAGTCGCCGAAGGTGATGGTGCGGGAGAAGCGGGAGGCGACTCCGGGATTGACGGCGAGGAAGCGCTCCATCTCCGCGGTGTAGCCCGCGACGATGACCACCACGGCCTCACGATGGTCCTCCATCAGCTTCACCAGGGTGTCGATCGCCTCCCGGCCGAAGTCCCGCCCGGAGTCCTCGGGGGAGAGCGCGTAGGCCTCATCGATGAACAGCACCCCGCCGCGCGCCCGGTCGAACGCCTCCTGGGTACGGATCGCCGTTGAGCCAATGTGCTCACCGACCAGATCGACCCGGGACACCTCCACCAGGTGGCCCTTCTCCAGCACGCCGAGAGAGTGCAGAATCTCGCCGTACAGCCGGGCGACCGTGGTCTTGCCGGTGCCAGGAGAACCGGTGAAGACCAGATGACGGCGCACCGAGGCGGCCTTGAGCCCCGCCTGCTGACGCCGCCGGCCTACCTCGATCATGTCGGTCAGCGCCCTTACCTCACGCTTGACGCTCTCCAGACCGACCAGGGTGTCAAGCTCGGCGAGCACATCGCGCGACGGGCGCGCGGGCTCCGGCTCCGGCGGCCCGGCGGTGGTCGTGGACGGTTGTTCCGGAACGGCCGTCAGCAGGCCCGGAGTCTGTACGGCCGCTGCCCTGGCGGGCTCCGGGGCGGACACCGCAGCCGTCTCATCACCGCTGCAGTCCTGGACGACCGGGCCGTCCTCCGCGAACTCGTATCCGCCACGGGCACAGCGCTCCGTACGGCACCGGGTGAGCGTCGTACGACAGCCGTCGATCACATGGAAGCCATAACCGCGCGAGCCGGTCACCCGGCAGCCGGTGAAGGTACCGCGCCCCTCCGCCGACACATAGAAGCCCGCCTCGGCCGGGCCGGTGACCGTGCACCGCTCGACCACCGGGTCGGCGCCCTTGGTGACGATGACGCCGGTGGCGGCCCCGTCGATGGTGCAGCCCGCCAGGGTGCCGCCGCTGCCGTGGTCGCGGAACCAGGCACCGGTCGCCGCCTCCCGGATCCGGCAGTCGTCCAGCTGGACCGTACCGCCGTCGCTCACCGACACCGCGGTGCCCCGCACCTGGGCCAGATCGCTGTCGACGACATCCGCCCGTGATCCCCGGTCCAGTACGAAGATGGCGTCCGGCACCTCGTGCACCCGGCAGGTGTCCAGCACCGCGGTCGCGCCGTCGCTCACCCAGACGGCCGGGTAGTCGCCCGTACTCTCCTGGATCTCGCAGCGGTTGGCGTCCACCCGGGTGCCCGGGTCCCACACCGACAGACCATTGCGGCCGAAGCGGCGCACCGTGGAGCGGGTCAGCGTCAGCACCGAACGGGACCGCAGGTCCACCGCGTTCTCCGGGATGTCATGGATGGCGCAGTCCGCGAGCGTGAGCACCGCGTCGGTGTCCAGGGTGACACCGTCGGCGGACGTACGGTGCACCTGACAGTCGGTGAGATGTCCGGAGGCGCGGGCGGCGATCTGCACCCCGGCGCCCTTGATCTCGTAGATCTCGCAGCCCACCGCCTCCACGGCGCTGCCCTCGCCGGTCAGCGAGAGACCCGCGCCCGAGGCGTGGTGGACCCGGCACCGTTCAAGCCGTGGGTGGGCACCGTCGCGCACCGCGATCCCCGACTGCCCGGCCGCCACCACCTCGCACTCCTCAAAGAGCCCGCCCGCGCCACCGGACACACTGACGCCGTGGCCGGCCGGATTGTCCACGGTGCAGTGCCGCACGGTCGGCCGGGCACCATCGCGCACCTCGATGCCCGCGGCGGAGCGGGTCATCACCCGCAGCCCCGACAGCTCCGGCGCACAGTTCTCCACCAGCAGCGCGGGCGCCGCCGAGTCCTGCCCCTCAATCTGCATATCCCGCACGATCGCGGAAGCACGGACGGTCAGCGGCACGCCGTCGGCCGGGGTGATACGGACCGAACCGGCGCTCGGACGCTCCGGGCCGCGCAGCGTGACGGCGCGCTCGATGACCAGATTCTCGCGATAGGTGCCGGGGGCGACGGTCAGTACATCGCCATCCCCGGCTGCTTCGAGCGCCGCGGCGAGTGAGTCGTAGTCTCCTGAGCGGCCTCCTGTGCGGCGCCGCCACCGCGGTGTGCTGGTGTGCGTCACCTGGACCGAGCCCTGAGCCATGGACTGTCTTGCCCCAACCTCGTGCGATATGCGTGCTTAACTGACTGTGCCGCCAGGCCTGCTGACGGCACCACCGTAGCGTGTACGGACCGATTGGATGACCAGTCCGAGCTCGCCGAAAGCACGGCCGGGCAGCCGACGGGGCATTCAACTGGACGCGTCGGTACGGCCCCAGTCCGGCCCGACCCGCGCCCACTCCCGCTCCCAGCGCTCGTACCGCCGCCGCAGCAGCTGCCGCAGGGCCAGCCGCCGCCCCGCCTCCGTCGCCGCGGCTGCGGCCATCGCGGCGACCAGGCCCGCCAGGGCGGCGTGCGAGGCGGCGGTCCTGGCCTCCATCGGACGGGCGACGATCCGCCCCCGTGCGTCGGTCCACAGACGGAAGCGGTCACCGGGGCGGGCGGCGCGCTGGGTGCCGACGGGAGCCGTATGGCTGGTACCGTCCACGGCGGTCCAGGAGGCGATGACCCGGTACCGGGCGGTATGTTCCCAGTCCGCCTCCGGGTCAGCCGACCACCGGGGCAGGGTCCGCTGCACGGTGGCCCACACCTGGTGCCGGTGCTCATGCTGATCCCGCACCGTACGCAGCAGCGCGCGATGCGCCGCGTCACCCCCCGCCGCGCCCGTCAGCGGAGCACCGACGGCGATGGCCAGCGCGGCGGTCAAGGCCAGCCAGGACTCCGCGCGGTCGCTGCGACGGCACAGCGGATTGCGCCGCCAGCGCCACAGCCCAGCGATCGCCCGGAACACCGCGCACCCCCTATCCGCACGCTCTCCTGGTCATTGACTGCCTCGAGTCGCGCGTGGTGAATGCACGACGGGAGCCAGGAGAGATCGATGTCACGAGAACCGTACTGGGCAAGAACGCCGTTGTCCTCTGTATGCGCCCTGTCGAACGGAGCGCGCCGCGTGTGCCCCCGTGCACCAGCGGTGCATCCATGAGCTATCGGTTGCTCAGGGTGACACATCTTGGCTGCTGGTCACGGAATGTGGGCAAGGTTGTGAGGCGGGCGGCGCGATACCCGGGTGTCGGGCGGTGCATTCGCCAGCCTTCCGTCTCTTTTGAGTGATTGCGGGCGATTGCCGGGCGTGGCTACTTTCTTCCCGTACGGCAGGTGAATTCGCCGTGCTGGCCTGGAGATTGGCGGTGTCTTACATGACGACTTCGGTCGAAACGAATTCTGGCGACAACAACACTCATCCACAGCTCAGCCTTGCGACGGCAGCCGCCCGACAACTGGCGACCACGACCAAGACACCCCCGCAGATGCAGGGGATTTCCTCCCGATGGCTGCTCAAGGTCCTGCCCTGGGTGCAGGTGTCGGGCGGTACGTTCCGGGTGAACCGTCGTATGCGACATACCCTCGGTGACGGACGAGTGGAATTCATGTCGACGGGAGCCGAGGTCCAGGTGATCCCGGCGGAGCTGGGCGAGCTCGCCCTGCTGCGCGGCTATGCGGATTCCGAGGTGCTGCAGGAGCTCGCGGGCCGTTTCGTCCAACGCGACTTCGGACCCGGTGAGGTGATCGTCGAGTCCGGGCAGCCTGCCGAGCAGGTGGTGCTGATCGCCCACGGCAAGCTCCAGAAGGTGGGGGCCGGCTTCTACGATGGCGAGGCGACCCTGGGCGTCCTCGCCGACGGCGACTATCTCGGTGACCGCCAGCTCGCCGAGGAATCCCCTGGCACCTGGGACTTCACCCTGCGGTCGTTGACCAGCGGTACGGTGCTCAC
This window harbors:
- a CDS encoding right-handed parallel beta-helix repeat-containing protein; this encodes MAQGSVQVTHTSTPRWRRRTGGRSGDYDSLAAALEAAGDGDVLTVAPGTYRENLVIERAVTLRGPERPSAGSVRITPADGVPLTVRASAIVRDMQIEGQDSAAPALLVENCAPELSGLRVMTRSAAGIEVRDGARPTVRHCTVDNPAGHGVSVSGGAGGLFEECEVVAAGQSGIAVRDGAHPRLERCRVHHASGAGLSLTGEGSAVEAVGCEIYEIKGAGVQIAARASGHLTDCQVHRTSADGVTLDTDAVLTLADCAIHDIPENAVDLRSRSVLTLTRSTVRRFGRNGLSVWDPGTRVDANRCEIQESTGDYPAVWVSDGATAVLDTCRVHEVPDAIFVLDRGSRADVVDSDLAQVRGTAVSVSDGGTVQLDDCRIREAATGAWFRDHGSGGTLAGCTIDGAATGVIVTKGADPVVERCTVTGPAEAGFYVSAEGRGTFTGCRVTGSRGYGFHVIDGCRTTLTRCRTERCARGGYEFAEDGPVVQDCSGDETAAVSAPEPARAAAVQTPGLLTAVPEQPSTTTAGPPEPEPARPSRDVLAELDTLVGLESVKREVRALTDMIEVGRRRQQAGLKAASVRRHLVFTGSPGTGKTTVARLYGEILHSLGVLEKGHLVEVSRVDLVGEHIGSTAIRTQEAFDRARGGVLFIDEAYALSPEDSGRDFGREAIDTLVKLMEDHREAVVVIVAGYTAEMERFLAVNPGVASRFSRTITFGDYEPEELLRIVEQQAQEQEYHLGEGTAEALLKHFTALPKGPSFGNGRTARQTFEAMVERHAGRVAQLPDPSTEELTLLYAEDLPGLP
- a CDS encoding PPOX class F420-dependent oxidoreductase; translated protein: MIPAEIAESPYVSLVTFRRDGSAVPTPVWAVEDAGELLVWTRDDSGKVKRLRRDSRVTITPCDVRGRHKENAVTVTGSGRLMDGEGELARVRKAMRRKYGWRFRIADSGGALIRGGKRPHMGVAVSL
- a CDS encoding ATP-binding protein; amino-acid sequence: MISRPNPSRHCAVEFQALPSRIGQVRRIVSAQLRYWHLDPLIDTAALGITELLANVHRHTGPDKHCTVEIVLLWDRLTVSVRDHDPRLPEVRSATTLATSGRGLALVAAVSESWGMRAQRGGEGKVVWFTLPVAAPVTPLREPCPDPARALPG
- a CDS encoding PLP-dependent cysteine synthase family protein, whose protein sequence is MATVDVDRTEPAYRDWLKEAVRKVQADANRSADTHLLLFPLPERWGIDLYLKDESTHPTGSLKHRLARSLFLYGLCNGWIRPGKPVIEASSGSTAVSEAYFAKLIGVPFIAVMPRTTSSEKTRLIEFHGGRCHLVDDPQTVYEVSAALAAETGGHYMDQFTYAERATDWRGNNNIAESIYEQLRLERYPEPAWIVAAAGTGGTSATIARYVHYMQYDTRICVPDPENSCFFDGWVRGDPGAVSDCGSRIEGIGRPRMEPSFVPGAIDRMMKVPDAASVAAVRALEAAIGRRAGGSTGTGLWSALKIVAEMVAGGRTGSVVTLICDPGDRYLDKYYSDAWLAEQGLDIAPYSAAIETFLRTGAWPD
- a CDS encoding DeoR/GlpR family DNA-binding transcription regulator — encoded protein: MTDNQNLLAEQRRALILEEVRRRGGVRVNELTRRLRVSDMTVRRDLDALARQGVVEKVHGGAVPVAAASSHEPGFEAKSALELSAKEDIARAAAPLAVPGSAVALSGGTTTHALAARLLGVPHLTVVTNSVRVADVFHCAGTPPGAATVVLTGGVRTPSDSLVGPVADSAISSLHFDVLFLGVHGISVEAGLSTPNLAEAETNRHFIRSARRVVVVADHTKWRTVGLSSFAALSEVDTLITDEGLTAEDRAEIEDRVAELVVAPATTAAGSAALSDSDN
- a CDS encoding alpha/beta fold hydrolase, with amino-acid sequence MASSASVNGIEIAYEDEGSGEPLVLVHGHPFDRSLWAPQLEEFATAGYRVIVPDLRGYGHSGVLPGTMPWSLFAEDIAALLDHLGEPTATIGGVSMGGQITLEFYRLFPQRVRALILSDTSVYAESEAGKRWRHELADRLLREGLGGYTAEAIGKMVAPRHTEATARVRAMMLAAPPEGAAAALRARAERPDYTGLLTSITVPTLVVVGREDTYTPVRDAEFIRDRVPGAVLEVIEDCAHLPGVERPEEFNRVLRRFL